The genomic stretch CGGTAAGCTGGGATAAGCCATCCGAAATTTCGGCCCCGCGGCTGACCGCGCAGGCTGCCTCATCGCCATTGGCGACCAGCCTGTAGGTGTTGGACGGCGCGGCTTCATTGGCGACGCTTTCCCCATTGCCGTCATGAAACAGCTGAACGCCGCCAAACAGGGCGGCGGCGGTGACCAATGCGGAAAGCACTTTCATCGTTCTTCATCCATGCAAGCGGGGCAGGATGAAGAATGATTTCAAAGGGTTAAGCTGACGTTAATAAATGTGGCAACATGCCACTCAGCCGGGCGCTTTCACATGCACCGTCTCCGGCACCGGTGTCAGGGGTCGGCGGTCTGTGAACCATGACACCAGATTGTCGACGCAGAGATCAGCCATGGCCCGGCGTGTATGCTCCGAAGCCGAGCCGACATGCGGCAACAGCGACGTGTTGGGCGCATCGAGCAACGCCCTGGGCACGTTCGGTTCGTCGGCGAAGACATCGAGCCCCGCGGCGGCGATGGTGCCGTCGGCAAGCGCCGCCGCCAGTGCTGCCTCATCGACCGTGCTGCCGCGGCCGATATTGACGAAGACGCCGTTGGCGCCAAGCGCCGACAGGATCTCGGCATTGACCGCCTTCTGCGTCGAAGCCCCACCAGGCGCCACCGAAATCAGCGTATCGACCGCTTCGGCAAGGCCCTTCAGCGTCGGGTGGTATTGATAGGAAAGGCCTTCAACACGGCGCCGGTTGTGGTAGGCGACCGACAGGCCGAACGCCTCAAGCCGCCGGGCAATGGCTTGCCCGATACGACCCATGCCGAAAATCCCGACACGGCGCGCGCGCAAGGTCAGCCGGCTCAGCGAATAGTTGCCCTTGCGCAGCCAGCTGCCGTCGCGCAGCCAGTTTTCCGCACGTGGCAGGTCACGGATCGTGTTGATCAGCAGCCCGATCGCGGTGTCGGCGACCTCCTCGGTCAGCACGTCGGGCGTGTTGGTGACCATGATGTTCTTCGCTGCCGCATGGCCGACATCGACAGAGTCATAACCGACGCCGAAGGAGGCGATGAGTTCGAGATTGGGCAAGGCATCCATCATCGCGGCGCTGATGCCGGCAAAGGAGGCAATGCCGCGCACCGTGCGGCGCATCTCGTCGGTGACCAGCACCGGATCGGCGCGTTCGATCCTGACCTGGTTGAAGGTCCGGTCGATACGCCTGACGGCATGGTCGCTGAAGTCCGCCGGCACCAGAATGGCGACGGCTTGCAGCTGTTCGGCCTTGGTCATGCACGCTCCACCGGCTTGCCGGTCGACTGGCGCACATGCAGTTCCGGCTTGATCAGTTCCTGCGAGGGCCGCACCGTCTGCCCGTTGAGCTTGTCGAGCAGCGCGCTGGCAGCGCGGCGGCCAACCTCGCGCTGGCCGTTCCAGACGGTGGTCAGCGCCGGCGTGGCGATCGCCGCCTCCTCGAGATCGTCATAGCCGGTGACGGAGATGTCGATGCCCGGTACCAGGCCGGCGCGCGCAATACCATTCATCAGGCCGATGGCGACGAGATCGTTCCAGCAGCAGGCGGCGGTCGGCTTGTCCTTCAGCGCCAGGAACTGCCCGGCGGCCTCGAAGCCCGCCTGCTTGGTGCGCGGGCCGGCGATGCGCCAGGACGGCCTGACCTCCAGCCCGGCCGCCTCCATGGCGTTGACATAGCCCTGATAGCGGTCACGGCCGGTCGAGGTCTGGTCGGTGCCGCCGATCATGGCGATGCGCTTGTGGCCAAGCGAGATCAGATGGTTGGTGGCAAGGCCTGTTCCATAAGAATCGTCGCCACGAAACACCGGCACGTCGGCGCCCTCGACGGTGCGGGCGATCAGCACTGCCGGCAGGCCGTTCTCCTCGGCCATCAGGATGTCGGAAGCCGGAGTGCCGATGGCCGGCGACATGATGACGCCGTCGGCGCCGAGCTGCAGCAGCGTATCGATGAAGGTGCGCTGCTTTTCGAGCTGATCGTAGTGGTTGGACAGGATGAAGGTCTGACGGCTGCGGTCGAGCTCGCTCTCGATCGAACGCAGTATCTCGGCGAAGAACGGGTTCATGATGTCGTGGACGACAACGCCGACAATGCCCGAGCGCGAGGTGCGCAGGCTGGCGGCACGGCGGTTGTAGATGTAGCCGATGGCGCGCGCATGTTCCTTGATGCGGTCGCGCGTCGAGCCCGCAACCAGCGGGCTGTCGCGCAGCGCCAGCGACACGGTGGCCGTGGACACGCCGAGTGCATCGGCGATCGTCGAAAGCTTGATTTTTTGTGCCAGCGCTTTGCGCTCCCCGAACGACCTGAATTCCGACCTAAACTGTTTAAAGGCGGCGTTATGCCACCGATCGGGGGCAAATCAAAGTTTTTTTGCCAGCGCCTCAGCCTCGACATCGGAGGCCGCGCGGCTCTGCAGCCGAAGACGGTGCTCGCGATGGACGATATAGAGGCCACTGGCAACGATGATGGCGGCGCCGACCAGCGTCCAGCGGTCGGGGAACTGGTTGAAGACGATCAAGCCGGAAATGATCATCCACACCATCTGCGAATAGGGATAGGGCGCCAATGCCGTGGTCGTCGCCAGCCGGTAGGCCTGGACCAGCAGCCAGTGTCCGACACCGCCGAAGACGCCGAGCATGAGCAGCACGAACCAGTGCCAGCCATCATGCGGCAGCGAGAAGGAAAACGGCAGCATGGGCAAAAGCAGCACCGCCGGCGCCAGCGCCGAAAACAGGATCAGGCTTTCCGAGGTCTCGGTCGCCGACATGCGGCGCGTCATGATGACATAGAAGCTGTTCGACAGCATCGAGCCGAGCGCGAAGAGATGGCCGATGCCGAAAACGCCGACACCTGGCCTTGTGATGATCAGAACCCCAGCGAAAGCAGCCAGAATGGCCAGCCAACGCCGCCAACCGGCCCATTCGCCGAGCAGCGGGCCGGCAAGCGCAGTGATCACCATCGGCCCGAAGAAATAGATCGATGTCGTCTCGGCCAGTTGCAGGGAGCGCAGGGCCAGAATGTTGCACATGGTCGAGCCGAACAGGCACAGGCCGCGCAGCACATGCGCCGGCAGGTTGACCGGACGAAATCGCATCGGTTGGCGCCAGCCGCGCAGCAGCGTACCAACGAGCACGACATGCACGGCAAAGCGCACCCAGGCGACGATCAGCGCGGAAACGCCGGCAAGGACAAGATATTTGCTTGAGGTGTCGAGGAAGGTGAAGCAGACATAGGTGGAAAGCATGCACAAGATCGCCACGGGCGGCGTCGCGCTTTCTAGATATTTTTGGGAAGCATTCACTTGCAGGCCGGGGGAAGAGCTGGGCTGAACCCCACCTTTGCGGGAATTGTCGCTTGCCGGCAAGCCAAAAGCGCCTGGCACAACAAGACGCGTCGGCAGGCTTAGCCAGCCCCCGTCCGTCTAGCATGTGGTGGCCCAAACCGCTCCCCCGCTCGGGCCGAGCGTGGGGACAGGCTACACGCACTGTCTCTGTTGTCGATCGACGTCGAAAGCATGCTGCCTTGACGACATGCGGCTTTCCGCCTAGCTCTGACGCCATGATCGCAAAAACTTTGATCGTCGTAAGGGAGCGCATGGGCAGGATGGTGTAACCATCCGGCGGAAGCACCCATGCGCGGTAAGCAGGCTCCTGACGGGGCCTTTTTTATGCCCGGAATTTGTGCCGCCGCCCCGTCAGAACCCTCACTTCAATCCCACCGACAAGGCGAGCGAGATCATGGCGAGCGATACCCCCATCCGGAGTCCGGGCACAGACATATCACGGAGAGCGATAGTCTCTGAACCCGCTGCTCCACCCCGACTGATCACCCTTATCCTGCTTTCGGCTCTTGCCGTGTTGCCGGTGAACATGATTTTGCCGTCGCTGCCGAACATTGCCGCAACGTTCCAAGCCGATTTCGCATTGGTCAATCTGTCGGTTGCCGGCTTTGCGATCATCACCGCTGTCATCGAGGCCATCGGAGGCGCACTATCGGACCGATTTGGGCGCAGGCCGGTCGTCCTGATATCTCTCTCGACCTTCATCATTGCGTCCATTGGCAGCGCTTTGGCGCCCAATATCGGCATCTTCCTTGTGTTTCGCGCGATGCAGGCGTGCATTGGCCCCTGCTATTCCGTCGCTCTGGTCATCATCAAGGAGACATCGGATGAGCGCGAAACCGCCAGCAAATTTGGCTATCTCGCCATGGGGTGGGCGCTCGCGCCCATGGTCGGTCCTCTGTTTGGCGGGTCACTGGACGAACTGTTCGGATGGCGGTCAAGCTTCGTTGTCTTCGCGATCCTTGGTACAGCCGCCCTCGCCCTATCGATGCGCGAGATCAAAAGAACCCCGGTGTCGAGGTCACACAGGAATTACGCTCACTCCTACAGGCTGCTCCTGAGTTCGGCGCGGTTTTGGGCCTACACACTGTGCATGGCCGCCTCGATGGGCGTGCTTTATGTCTTTCTGGGCGGCGCCCCGTTGGTCGTCGGTGACGCGCTCGATGGATCAAGCGCAAAGCTCGGCCTTTACATGGGACTGGTCCCCACCGGCTTCATTCTCGGCAGCTATCTGGCCGGGCGTTACGCCTCGAAGACCTCGCTCGGCGCCATACTTGTTTTTGCGCGCCTCCTAACCTGCGCCGGCCTGTCGGCCGGTCTGGTCCTGTCAAGCTTTGGCATCACTCACGTCCTGGCCTTCTTTGGACCTTGCCTGTTCATCGGCATCGGTAATGGATTGACCATGCCTGCCGCCAACAGCGGCGCCTTGTCGGTGCGACCGGATCTGGTTGGCACGGCCGCAGGACTGTCCGCCGCAATGCGGATCGGTGGTGGGGCTCTCATAGCCTCCATCGCCGGCCTGTTCCTGGCAGATTCGATCCCTGCGCTGTTCGTCACGATGCTGATATCGGCGGCACTGGCATTGTTGGCGGCGCTGTATGCCGCCTTTCTCGACCGGCAACATACAGCCGATTGATCCCTATGGATGCATGCGGGCGCCCTTGGTGATCTTGTCGACGAGCTTCTTGTCAGTGCGCAGCGCGATGCCGACCACCTTGGCGTCTTCGGGCGCGAACTCGGCGAAGACGGCCCGGTTGGCGGCATCGATGCCGGTCGAGAACATCTCCTCGACATAGAGCGAAGTCGTCACGTCGCGTTCCAGCGCGCGCCGGTGGATCGTGGCGAGCGTCGCCTGGTCGGCCGAGAGTACGATGACCGGCTGGATCGACAGCGGATTGTAGAGATTGCCTGATCGGTCGCGATAGGGCTCGCCGATGATGTCGGGAAACCGCGCGACGATGCCGCTGGTCAGGAAGGCGGTGACGTTGAGCTTCTGCCAGACGGGCAGATCTTCCCGCAGGACGATTGCAAATTTCGTATCGAACATGAGAAAATGGACCATTCGAGGTTGTGCCCCGATGTCGGGGCTGAAGGAGACGATGTCGCACTATCTAGGCAGCCAGGCCTTCGAGGGTCTTGGACGTTTGTGCGCAGACGCGGCGGAAAACTGCATCATCTCGGCTCCCGACCCCGCGGGTATGGAGCGTATCGAGGCGCGCTTCCACGGCAGCGCCTTCGATCTGCATCGCCACGATACCTATGCGATCGGGGTGACGCTGCAGGGCGTGCAGACCTTTCGCTATCGCGGCGCGACGCGGCTAAGCCTGCCCGGCCAGATCATCGTGCTGCATCCCGATGAATTGCATGATGGCGGCGCCGGCACCGAGGACGGTTTGCGCTACAGGATGCTCTATCTCGAACCCTCGCTGATGCTGGACTGCCTTGGCGGCGCATCGCTGCCCTTTGTCAGGGATGCCGTGGTGAGGGACGACGCTTTCTGCACCACGCTGCTTTCAGCGCTAGGGCCGCTGCAGCATGAACTCGACGAACTGTTCGTCGACGACTTCCTGGCGCAGCTGATACAGAGCCTGACGCAGCATGCCGGCCAGCCGGCAAAGCCGATGGCCAGGACGGCATGGCGGGCGGCGGCGCTGGCGCGGGACTATCTGACAGAGAACGCAACGCGTCCTGTGCGCTCCGGCGAACTGGAAGCCATCACTGGGCTCGACCGCTATGCCTTGTCACGACATTTTCGCGCCGCGTTCTCGACCAGCCCGCATCGTTTCCTGGTGATGCGCCGGCTTCAGCGTGCGCGGCGGATGATCACGGCCGGCGAACCGCTGGCGCAGATCGCGGTCGAAGCGGGCTTCACCGACCAGAGCCATTTCAACAGGCAATTCAAGAAGGCGTTCGGCATGACGCCGGGACGCTGGTCGTCGCTGATCCGGGACTCGGCCCCGGCAGCGGCCTGATCGTTGCAATCAGTCGTCCGACTCGGCGTCGTCGTCGATCAGCGCCAGTTCCTCGTTGGAGAGGTTGGCCTCGATGCGGGCGAGCAGCTTGAAAAGCGCCTTCTGGTCTTTCTTGTCGAGGCCCTTCAGCGCCTGCTTTTCGGTCTTCTTCACCGACTTCTCGATGGCGCGGATGGTGTCACGGCCGGTCTCGGTGAGGAAGATGTGCGCCTGGCGGGCATCGGACTCGGAGGCGCGCTTTTCCAGAAAACCCTGCGCCTGCAGCCGATTGATGGTCTTGGTGATGGTCGGCGGGCGCACGCCGAGGCGACCGGCAAGGTTGCCCGGCGTCTGGCCGTCCTCGCGGTCGAGCGCCAGCATGATCTGGTCCTGGCCAGCATAGAAGCCGTGCGCCAGAAGCCTGGCCGCCAGCGCGGTTCTTGCCAGCCTGGCCGCCGAATGCAGCCGGCTCATTGTTGCAGTCTTGTCCGCCTTGGCCATGGTGATCCCTCTTCGGCCGTACCGGTGCGTGCAGCATAGACGCAGCCGGCCGGTTGGCAATCGACGATCGAAAAGATTCCGGCGTTCCAAACAGCTTTGCCGGCAAGCATTGCGGTGTCCGCCGTGGTGATGCCAGATGTTTATTTCAGTTAGATGACAAACGAGTTTCGGGAGCACCGGATTCATAGCGGCCGCGACGCAGGCGCGGTCTGACGATCGGCAGATCCGGACAACACACTCTCTTTATAGTCTCGTCGCCGAAGAGGCGACCCTTCCCGCCGACAATAACCACAAGACAAGCCAAACCGGCCGCTTTGGACCATTGGTTTGCCTCGTGCAAAAGCCCGGCACACATCCTATATGGAGCCGACAATCCCTTTTCGCGGCCTGGATTTTCAAGGCCCGGTCATTTTCGAGGCAACCATGAGCGACGCACAGACGCAGATCCCCGTAACCGTTCTCACCGGCTATCTCGGCGCCGGCAAGACGACGCTGCTCAACCGTATCCTGTCGGAGAATCACGGCAAGCGTTACGCGGTCATCGTCAATGAGTTCGGCGAAATCGGCATCGACAACGACCTGATCGTGGAATCCGACGAGGAAATCTACGAGATGAACAATGGCTGCGTCTGCTGCACGGTGCGTGGCGACCTGATCCGCGTCGTCGAAGGCCTGATGCGCCGGCCCGGCCGCTTCGACGCCATCGTGGTCGAAACCACAGGTCTCGCCGATCCGGTGCCGGTGGCGCAGACCTTCTTCATGGACGACGACGTGCGCTCCAAGACCAGGCTCGATGCGGTTGTGGCGCTGGTCGACGCCAAGCACCTGCCGCTCAGGCTCAAGGATTCCAAGGAAGCCGAGGACCAGATCGCCTTCGCCGACGTCGTCGTGCTCAACAAGACCGATCTCGTCACCCCAGAAGAGCTCGCCAAGGTCGAGGCGACGATCCGCGCCATCAATCCAGCGGCCAGGATCCACCGCACGACGCGTGCCGGTGTTGCCTTGTCGGAAGTGCTCGACCGCGGCGCCTTCGACCTGTCGCGGGCGCTGGAAAACGATCCGCATTTCCTCGAGGCGCATGACGATCACGATCATCATGACCACGATCATCACGACCATGACGGGCATGATCATCACCATCATGCGCATCCTTCCGACATCCATGATGTGACGGTGCAGTCGGTGTCGCTGCGCGGCGGCGAGATGGACCCGAAGAAATTCTTCCCGTGGATCGAGAAGATCACCCAGATGGAAGGCCCCAACATCCTGCGGCTGAAGGGCATCATTGCCTTGAAGGGCGATGACGAGCGCTATGTCATCCAGGGCGTGCACATGATCATCGAAGGCGACCACCAGCGCGCCTGGAAGGATGGCGAGAAACATGAGAGCCGGCTGGTGTTCATCGGCCGCGAGTTGGATGCCGAGCGGCTGAAGAAGAGTTTCGACGCCTGCCAGGCGGCTTGACCGCAATCGATGCCGCGTCTGCTCGATCTCGCCGATGATTTTCTGATCATCGGCGACGTCATCCGACTTTCCGACAATTATGATCTCGGGCCGGCCTCCGGCCCGGTCGATCTTCTGATCTTCGATCCCCGCGAAGTGGAGGCCGGGCTCGGTCTGATGGTGACATCTGGCTATAAGGCGGGTCTGGTTTTCGCGGTGCTGCCCAAGGAAAGCCGGTTCGAGAAAAAACCTGGCCTTTCGAAAGCCTGGCTGATCGAAAACTGGGACAAATGGTTCGTCTTCACCTATCAAGGCGGCCCGGTTCCGATCGAGGACACCGTCATCCTGCGCTGGAACGAACGAATGACTGTTGAGACCCGCCATGCCGACCGTCGCCCCGCTTGATCTTGAAGGCCATTGCGTCGCCGCCGTCTTCCTCGGCGACGTGCCGCATTTCGCGCTGGCTGACGGTGCCGTCCATCGGCTCGACAATGGCCACAAGACGGTGCAGGCCAATGACGGGCTGCTCGCGGCCTTCCATGATGTAGCCAATAACCGGCTGATCACTGGCGGCGATGACGGCAAGGTGTTCGCCTTGAAGGCCGGCGGCGAGGCCAGGGAACTGGCGACAGCCGGCAAGAAATGGATCACCAGCGTTACCGCTGGGCCGCAGGGCGCCATCGCCTACACCACGGGCAAGACCGCCTTCGTGCGCTTCGCCGACGGCAAGATCCGCGAATTTGCGCATCCGCGCTCGGTCGAAGGCCTGGCGTTCTCGCCCAAGGGCATGCGTTTCGGCGTTGCCCGCTACAATGGTGCGACGCTGCATTTCCCGGCCGCCGAAGGCAAGCCCGTGGAGCTCGAATGGGCCGGCGCCCATACCGGCATCACCTTCTCACCCGACGGCGCCTTCCTCGTCACCACCATGCAGGAAAACGCCTTGCATGGCTGGAAGCTCGCGGACGGCAAGCACATGCGCATGACCGGCTATCCCGGCAAGGTCAAAAGCCTGTCGTGGAGCGTCAAGGGCAAATGGCTGGCCAGTTCCGGCGCGCCAGCAGCGATCGTCTGGCCGTTTTCGGGCAAGGACGGGCCGATGGGCAAGGCGCCGCTGGAACTCGGCACACGTGGCAATGCCATGGTGACAGCGGTGGCGTGCCACCCGAGCCAGGATGTCGTCGCCGTCGGCTATGACGACGGCATGGTGATGGCTGTGCGTTTCTCCGACGCCAAGGAAGTGCTGTTGCGGCGCCCGGGCAAAGGCGCCATCACATCCATGATGTGGGACAAGGAAGAACGCCGCATCGCCTTTGGCAGTGCCGCCGGCGACTGCGGCGTCATCGACATCACCGCCTGACGCATCGCGCGATCTCCGCTTTCCAGCAGCGCCCCGGTGGCCAGTTGACCGGCTCCACGCTTGCGCAGTGCCCTTGATGGGCGCATCCTCGAGACCGCAGACGGTTCCAGAGATGGGAGGCAACCTTGCCAAGCACGGTGATGCTCTATGCTTGGGCAACTCCAGCATTCGTCAGCGGATCGCCGCTCGATCACACCTGGGTCACCAGCTACGACAACCAGCTGCATCAATATGCTAACGCCGGGGCTGTCGCCGCTGCCGGCCAGGACTACTGGTTTTGCTGGGGAAGCTATCATGCGACCGGCGGAGTTCCGGGTAACCCGGCAGGCTCTCTCGGCAAGCAAGCCGGTCATCTCGCGCTGGCGCGATGCCTCGTCCAGCCGAATGCGGATTCCGCTTCGGTGCCCGCCGCCCAGGGGACTATCCTGATCTACGGCATCGATGGTGTTTGCCATCAGCTTGCCAATCAGGTCCTCTACGCGACCACGGGTACGCGGCTGACGGTCAGGACGGCGCGTGGCTATGGGGCCAGCAGCTTCCTATATGGGACATATGGGCTGCGGCACACGGCCTGGGCCAGCAAGATACTGAGTTGCACGGGAGCAAGCGTCTCGGCGGCCGGCGGAGCAGGTGGAGTGACCAGAATGCAGGGTTTGCCCGACGATTTTGAAGATCACGCCAGGGCCATGCTTGCCGACGAAGAGCCGGAACTTCTGGCCAGGCTCTTGTCATTGAAAGGCGAGGTGCAGAATTTCACGGCACAACGCCTCCCCGGCTTCGCGCCACCCAGCGCCGATACGATCAACGCCCGCAACCAACACCTGATCGACCAGGCAGCGCTGCTGCTTGGGCCCAAGCACTTCGAACGGGTGTTCGGCTTTCCGCCCGGCGAGAAGATCAACCTCGTTGACCCGTCCGTGATCTCGGGAAACCGCTCGAAATAGTTCGCACCGATTGTGAGACGTGGCTCGGCGAGGGCCTATTCGGCGCCGCAAGACACTTTGCCGGTCAGTTCGGCGGTCTTGCCGTCGCTATCCTTGTCGGCCGTGCTGTCATAAACGGCAAGTTTATACTCTCCATCATAGACGCCTTCGTCACTGGCCTTGGTCAGGATCGTCAGCTCGACTGAGCTGAACCTCTTGGCCACCTCCTGTTCGTGATAGATGTTCAAGCGCAATTCCTTGGCGTCGAGCCAATACTGGGTGAGGTTGTAATTCTCGAATGTCGTCTTTCGCAGTTGATCGTCGACCGGCCTCGCCTTGATTTCGGCGTCGCCGCGAAAGTTGAAGGTCGGACTGCCAAGGCCAGTGGTGACGCCGGCGTCGACCTGGAATTTCACCGCCGCGTCATCGACGGAGCACCAGATGCCGCCAGTGGCAGCAGCCGAGCCGGCCGACAGGAGCAGCATCGTCCCGCAGATGATCGTCCGCATTTTTGTCTCCCCACCTCAATTCCCGCGGATATTGGCGCCGACTTCGGCAGCACGGTCAAGCGACGCTGCCAAAGGCTGAGCCAATGCAGGGCGGACGCGCGGCCAATTGCGGTTGCGGACATGGATTGGCTAAGAGGTACGCACGAGAGGGGTTTCCATGCACAGCAGCGACAGTCCAAAGACCATCGGCGGCATCAGCCGTGACCGCATCGCGCAATTGCGCGAGACCGAAGGAGCGGCCTTCCGCGCAGCACGGCCTAAATCGCAGGCCAAGGTCGGCAATGGCCTGCCCGGCTTCTTCGGCGGCGTGCCGATGCACTGGATGAATGACTGGCCGACGCCGTTTCCGATCCTGGTCGACAGCGCCAGGGGTGCTGCGATCACCGACATCGACGGCAACCGGCTCGACGATTTCTGCCTTGGCGACACCGGCTCGATGTTCGGCCATTCGCCGCCGCCGGTGGCGCGCGCGATCCGCCGCCAGGCCGGACGCGGCCTGACCTATATGCTGCCTTCGGAAGACGCGCTTGCCATCGGCCCGTTGCTGCAGCAGCGCTTCGGCCTGCCGTTCTGGCAGATCGCGACGACGGCGACCGACGCCAACCGCTTTGCGCTGCGCGTCGCCCGCGCCGTCACCGGGCGCGAAAAAATCCTGGTCTTCAACGGCTGCTATCACGGCTCTGTCGACGAGACGATGGTGCGGCTGATCGACGGCAAGCCCGTCAACCGGCCGGGACTGGCGGGCGAGTTCCGTGACCTGACCCGCACGGCCAAGGTCATCGAATTCAACGATGTGACCGCGCTGGAGGCTGCGCTCAAGGACAAGGATGTGGCCTGCGTCATCGCGGAACCGGTGCTGACCAATTCCTGCATGGTGCTGGCCGATCCGGGCTTCCATGATGCGCTGCGCCGGCTGACCCGCGAAGCCGGCACGCTGCTCCTGATCGACGAGACGCATACGATCTCGACCGGCCCAGGTGGCTACACGAGGAAATACGGGCTCGACCCGGACTTCTTCGTGCTGGGCAAGCCGATCGCCGGCGGCGTGCCGGCAAGCGTGTGGGGCATGAGCGATGAGGTCGCCTCGCGCTATGCCGACTACAACAGGACCAAGGAGCCCGGCTACTCCGGGATGGGCACGACGCTGTCGGCCAACCCGCTGCAATTCGCCACCATGCGCGCCACGCTGGAAGAGGTGATGACGGCGGAGAACTACGACCGGATGGACCATCTGGCGCGGCGTTTGGATGCCGGGCTGACCGGCGTGATCGATCGCTACCGCCTGCCCTGGCATGTCGCCCGCGTCGGCGCCCGCGTCGAGTTCATCTGCGCACCCGGCCCGCTGCGCAACGGTGCAGAGGCAGAAGGCGCGCATGCGCCAGAGTTGGAGGCGGCCATCCATGTCGCGCTGGTCAATCGCGGCGTGCTGATTGCGCCCTTCCACAATATGATGCTGATCTCGCCGGCGACGTCAGGTGCCCAGGTCAACCGGCTGATCAGCGCCTTCGCCGCGGTTGCGGCAAAGCTTGCGGCATGAGACAAGCGGCCATGGACAATGCCATCGTGACCTCACCTTCGGGGTCCTCGCCCACCGAAGCGAAAGCCTTTCTCGACGCCCATCCCGAGATCGAAGCCTTCGATATCGTGCTGACCGACGCCAATGGCGTCGGTCGTGGCAAGATCGTGCGCCGGCATGAGCTGAAAAGCATTTTCGAGGGCGGCCGGCATATGCCGATCTCGATCCTCGGCCTCGACATCACTGGCGAGGATGTGCACGAGACCGGGCTGATCTGGACGACCGGCGACGGCGATCTCAGGGCATGGCCGATCCCCGGCACGCTGGTGCCGCTCTACGGCACCAGCCCGCCGCGCGGCCAGGTGCTGATGGCAATGTACCATCTCGATGGCCAGCCCATGTCGTCGGACCCGCGGCTG from Mesorhizobium sp. NZP2077 encodes the following:
- a CDS encoding WD40 repeat domain-containing protein, which gives rise to MPTVAPLDLEGHCVAAVFLGDVPHFALADGAVHRLDNGHKTVQANDGLLAAFHDVANNRLITGGDDGKVFALKAGGEARELATAGKKWITSVTAGPQGAIAYTTGKTAFVRFADGKIREFAHPRSVEGLAFSPKGMRFGVARYNGATLHFPAAEGKPVELEWAGAHTGITFSPDGAFLVTTMQENALHGWKLADGKHMRMTGYPGKVKSLSWSVKGKWLASSGAPAAIVWPFSGKDGPMGKAPLELGTRGNAMVTAVACHPSQDVVAVGYDDGMVMAVRFSDAKEVLLRRPGKGAITSMMWDKEERRIAFGSAAGDCGVIDITA
- a CDS encoding aspartate aminotransferase family protein; translated protein: MHSSDSPKTIGGISRDRIAQLRETEGAAFRAARPKSQAKVGNGLPGFFGGVPMHWMNDWPTPFPILVDSARGAAITDIDGNRLDDFCLGDTGSMFGHSPPPVARAIRRQAGRGLTYMLPSEDALAIGPLLQQRFGLPFWQIATTATDANRFALRVARAVTGREKILVFNGCYHGSVDETMVRLIDGKPVNRPGLAGEFRDLTRTAKVIEFNDVTALEAALKDKDVACVIAEPVLTNSCMVLADPGFHDALRRLTREAGTLLLIDETHTISTGPGGYTRKYGLDPDFFVLGKPIAGGVPASVWGMSDEVASRYADYNRTKEPGYSGMGTTLSANPLQFATMRATLEEVMTAENYDRMDHLARRLDAGLTGVIDRYRLPWHVARVGARVEFICAPGPLRNGAEAEGAHAPELEAAIHVALVNRGVLIAPFHNMMLISPATSGAQVNRLISAFAAVAAKLAA